TAGTCTACCAGTTGCTGTGGGACGTATTAATTTGAATGATATTTACCCAACTGAGTATGCCAACATTGGTTATATGATCAGATCAAGAGTGGTGGGTGGCGAACTATGGGGTTGGAGGCCTTTCGAAGATGAACGAATTCGCAAACAACAAACTGTTACTAGAGGCCATGTGACCAGTAGTGAACAATTTCAATTCGCAATAGAATTCGTGATCACAGGCCCACTCCGAGTGGGAACCTATACACTACGACCACAAACCGTAGGGTCGCTAATAATAGTGGATGGCACCGAAATCACCGATACGCGCCGAGGTCGAGTGGACATCGGCTATGACGCTTTTACGTTCAATGTTACTGGTTCTACTTGTGATATAGAAGCAAGTAGTAGAATGCAAACCGTTCAGTTACCGACGGTGGCGTCAAATAGCTTTAAAGGCGCAGGAACCACCGCCGGCGATACCTGGTTTACGATGGACTTAGATTGTCCCGAAAAAATCAGCATTTATGCCTCGATGATAGACTCAAATACACCTTATGATACCAAAAGCTTTCTCTCACTCGACGCTAGTTCCACGGCGGCAGGGGTTGGTATTCAGATTCTTGCCAACAACGGTGACACACCAGTTCAATATGGCGGCGTAGACCAATGGTATATCACCGGGTCGAACAGCCACCCTGAAACCAAATATTCTATCCCGTTTATCGCTCGATATGTACAAACGGAAGCCAAGGTAACCCCCGGTAGCCTTAGTGCTCAATCCGTCATCTCATTTTTTTATGAATAAAGACCAATAACACACTAGGTAGAGTAGAAGTAACTCATACGAATGAAGATTAGGTTGTCACACCTCAAATGGATATTGAATGATTAAAAGAGAATCGTTTGGCTTTTTGTAGACACTTAATAACTACAAAATGAGACGTAATCTTACTCCAGCAACCCATGTATTATCTTCATTCGAAAAAGCAGGGTCGTTAATATATTGAAGATGAGGGGTAAACTCAGTAAATTCGTTTAACGTAATCTTGTAATAAATTTCTGATGAAAATTGTGAATTGCTGGTATCGACAACGTTATTCATTTCTTTCATTACGTTTGAAAAATCGTTGTTTACTTCGCTCCAATTTATAGCAAAACCAAGATTATCCTTTTCTCCACCAAGGCCAAAATACCCGATACCTGTTGTAATTGATCTTTCGTAAAGCGCCACGTCACCTTCAGAAAACCCGCCTCGAATAAATGGCATGATTTGTGGTGTCGCCATAAAGCTAGCGGAGAAGTTAACGCCTTGGCCACTCTCACCGTTGACTAAGCTATGTTGAGTCCCTTCGTCTAAATGCCAAAACGTGATATGGATATTGTCCGTATAAATTTGATCTTTTGACGTTGTCCAACCAAGCTCAAATGATGTAAATAATTTATGATCATTAAATAGAGTATCGAAACCATCAGCTGGATCATCGGATTGACCTTGTCCATCTGCAAGACCAGCTATGGTGTAGATATTATCGGTTATCATATGACCAGCAGCTAAGCCTAAAATACCATCGTCGGGTAAACCTATCGCACCCGCACCAGTACTGAACGCTAAATTGGTAAATCCGTTCCAAGGGCTGGCTAAGGCGTATACATCAACATAATCCGTTGTATCTAAATACCCAATCATGAAGGAAGTATTACCATTATTTAATTTTTGCTTCCAATACAAGTTGGTTAAGCGAGCGCCTTGATCACTATAAGTTGGGCCTATCATGCCTCCATAACCAATGCCGTTCCCTTTACCAGTAAAATTACCCTGAAAGGAGAGCTCTTTTGGGGACATATCTGAGTAGGCGTGCCTATGTTCCACCTTCCAAACAATACCGCCAACATCACTGGGCTCTAAACCTGTCAAGTTCCAAGCGCCATAAAATCGAGCGACACCAGATGAAGCGGTGTTTACTCCACCAATAACAGGGTCGGTTGCGTTGAGTGCGAGTAGCTGATAATCAAGACCAAATGATAAGCTGTGCTCTTGCAAAAGGTTTTCACGCCAACTCCTTTTGATTCGAGTATTTTCCGATATGGTATTGTCTACAGAGTCTGGGCTTGTGAAATTTGCATTCGCCATTATTGAAAAAGAGCAAAACGCAGCGATGGTACCTAAACCTAATGAAAAAGAGGGATATCTTGTCTTCACATCATGCTCCTTGATGCTATTTCTATGTGTTTTGCTTTCTATAAATAGGGTCATAGTTTTTCAGTTGCTTTCTAAACCAGCTCACGATAGAAAGAGCCGATGCTTTTACATCGGCTCCTAATTCAGGTTCAGAATTCAAACTTATTTAGACATGTAACGCTGGCGTAGATCGTTACGTAATTTAACGCGGGCTTCTAAATCTTCAAAATGCTGCTCTGTGGAAACACCTTCCCACATTAGTTGATAAACTCTCATCTTATTGCCACCATAGATCTTAGCCAGATCTTGATTGGTATAACCACGCTTCCAAAGTTCATCGGTAATTGCGGGTAAGATTCTAGCCAACATGCCAGAGTCTGTTGAACCCTTATTAAACGCATTCACCATATAGCCATCATCGGCATAGGTGGATGCGTTCGCTTTTGCAAAACCAACTATGTTTTCTGTTGTAAACAAATCATCAGATGCAATACCAACGTGATCAACCCCTACCAGTTTCACATAATAATCAACCATGTCTGCGGCTTGTTGAGGCGAAATATCTTCTGGCCAAACTCCATCCATCATCCATTCAGTAAACGTAGGAGAAATAAACCCACCACTCTTGGCTGCACGGAGTGCATCTGCATCACTGATATTTCGGTAACACCCTTTCGGTGTTGCTTCTTTTCCATTTTCATATAAACCAGCAGGAAGGGAATGAGTATAAACAAAAGGAACATTTGGATAGTTTTCTTCCATGTATGTCATTGCATCATTAGCCGTTTTACTTCCTGTGTGACTTAGGTCTAGAAGAATGCCATATTTTACCAGTTCATCTATGACTTGTTTCCCCCAAGCGGTTAAGCCGTCATCTTTTCCTTTCCATCCAACCAAAGCTCCTGAGCCAGTACGGAATCGGTCGTTGTAGGCTAGAATCATACTTGCCATGCCCATCTCTTTTAAGATGGCCATCCTACCTAAATCCTGTTCAAGAATAGTGGCAGTTTGGCTATTCCAAATAACCGCTGTTTTACCTTGAATATGTGCAGATTCGATATCACGAATGCTTCTAACAAATGTATATTTGTCAGGTTGTTGCGCCATCGCTTCTCGGTACTTCTGATGTTGAAATAGTAAGTCATCGAAATTCATAGAAGCGGCAGTTAGAGTCATGTCATGCCCAGTGATTCCTGCCTGACGAGACTCTTCAAAATAGTCGAGTAATTGCTTATCCTCTGTCCATCCTGCCCCATATGGGCTAGCTAAAAACCCAAGAACTACCGAGTCTTTCACAAATTGTTCTGCCTTTGGAGACGCTGGCCACTTTTTACTTTCTAAACTAGCATGTGAGGAAAAGGCCACCATTAGACCTAACGTTGTTGCTCCAAATAACTTAGCTAACTTCATTCTTGCACTCCTTGCATTGGCATTTCCAGCTTACGGATATTTGATGTATCCCTTTAATTAAACAACAAATTAACAATTTAGCCGTGTTAATTACCAGTGGTGGCGCAAAATGCACATCGAAGACGAAGTTAGGTCAATGCCGTTGGCTTTCTAGCCAGCGTAATGGAGAAAGCCCCTCCGATCTTTTAAACGCTCTAATAAATTGAGAAGGTGCTGCATAGCCTAGTTGAGCAGCGATATTTTCGATTGAGATTTTATTCTTATAGAGAAGTGTTTTAGCAAACTTAACGTTTAACGTGTCTTTGATTTTTCTAAAACTCGTTCCTTCATTTTGTAAACGCCGCTGTATAGTTCTGCAACTAATTCCAACTAGGTCAGAAAAATCTTGGAGAGAAAAATTTTGTTCACCAATGTAGCTTTCTAAAGCGTATTCAATATTTTTTGCATATGTAATGGGTGGGTTACTAGGAAACGTTTTTGCTAATGTGTCGATAGCACCTCTATCTCCCTCCATTAAGATACCAGCAGATTTTCGCTCTATGTAGAGTGGTACATTATTGGGCAGTTTGAATTGACGAAGCAGTGAAGCATCACCTTTGGTGATTTTAAAACCTTTAATAACAAGTTCTTTACCTAATAGTTGAGTAAAGCTTGCTTCAATGAAAAACAGTGTTAGAAGTTCTTCTTCTAGCGTGATTTTGGAGGCAGCAGCGGAGAAGTTAAGTGAATCAATACTTACCCATATTCCATAATCGGTAGAAGTTAAAGACATTTGATTATAAGCAGAATGGCTTTTAAGAAATTGGAGAGAATATTGCCCGTTTAATTTGTCAATTTGATTAGCGACGATTGTCTTGGCTTCTTTCTTTATCGTTTCAACAAATTGATCGTGCTGTAAGGCTCTATGAAATTTTATCAGTAACTCGCCAAGTTCAATTTGTGGACGATACTCAGATTCTGACGGCCGAACTGGATACGTAAATGCCAACGACTCCAACAGTTCTGGTTCTGACGTAAGTAATTGGTCTAACAAATTACTAAAATAGTTAAAGGTTTCTCTCTTCACTAGCGGAATATTACTCATTGATCATCTTTAAACGTATTACACATTAGTATCTGCCTTATGTGGCGAATTAACTGAATTGAGCACGGGTTTATATACAATACACCTGCTTAGCATAGTAGAAATAATCTGTGTGTTCGAGGTCGCCTCAAGACTCGGAGGAGCAGTCTAAAGGATTGCTCCCAATCTTCTGTTAAAACGCCGTTGTCATCCCATCTTGTTAGACGGTTTTCCAGTTGATTAAGTCTCCTTCCATCTGAGCCAACGCTTCTTGAGTTGGCTCAAAATCGGACACAACGAGATCAAAATCACTAACATGACCAATTTGGCAAGAAGCTTTCACGCCTAGCTTACTGCTATCTACAACGAGAATGTTAAATTGGGAGTACGTACACAGCGCTTCTCTTGCCATTACTTCCGTGTCGTTATAGTCGTAAAGATATCCTTGAGAATCAACACCTCCTACGGAGACGACGCCAGCTTGTACGCGATAACGTTGGAAAAAACGTAAAGCATCACCTCCAATAATATCTTTATCTCGCTTTCGTAGTTTACCACCCGCAATAGTGATACTGACATTTGGGTGCTCACATAAATACGACGCTGCATATAGGTTATTGGTGTAAATTTCTAAGTTTACGTCTCTCGAAAGCGATCTGGATACCATCTCTACAGTGGTTCCTGTTCCTAAAAAGCAGCTGCTAAATTCAAGTAAACGCTGTGCAACTTCTTTTCCAATTCGTTCTTTTCCTGCTCGGTTATGTAATTCTCGGGAGTTATAAGCAACATTTTCTCTTTGAAATGCAGCAACGCCACCATGTGTTCTAAAAACTTGACCTCTTTCGGTTAGAAAGCGAATGTCAGCACGAATGGTTTGAAGCGATACCCGACAAAGTTGGGATAACTCTTCGACACTTTGTTCTCCTTTATGTACGACTTGTTTCATTATTAATTCTCGTCGCTCACTCTGATTTACCATAAAAACTCACTCAAATAGATACCAATAAAAATATACTGAATTATGAACAGGCATAGCCATGATGACAAAAATATAACACATTATTTTTATTTGGCGATGCTTTCTATTCGAAAGGAAAATTACATCATAACGAAATCAAAATGAATTATTTATGTAACACACCAGTGGTTAAATATGGTTCGGCACTGGGTAACGGACAATTACTGAGTTCTTTCCATTGCTTACTTATACCATCCACGTAACACAATACTATTTCTATACAATGAGGAACGTATGAATAAAGTAACGGCATTATTTTTATCACTGATATCTGTCTCTGCCAGCGCTCAGACAGATCTATTACTCTATACCAGCCAACCTAACCAAGATGCTCAACAGACTGTTGCCGCGTTTGAAAAGCAAAACCCTGAAATTAGAGTTAACTGGATACGTGATGGAACCACAAAATTGATGGCGCGTTTTCAGGCTGAACAGGAAGCGGGAGTAAAGAGTCCAGATATGCTGTTGATAGCGGATAGCGTAACAATGGAATCACTAAAACAGAAAGACTTGCTTTATCCCTATGCCTCGAAATATCAGAAAAATTATGATCCTGCGGTGTATGAACCACAAGGTTTTTATCATGGCACTAAGATGATTACGACCGGGATTGCTTATAACACTCAAGCCAATTTTAAACCCGATTCTTGGTGGGATCTAACGAAACCAGAAGCGAAAAACCTAACCGCTATGCCTAGCCCACTTTATTCCGGTGCTGCGCTTATTCACCTTGCAACCTTAACCGAAAATAAAAACATAGGTTGGAATTACTATCAGGAACTTAAAAACAACGAGGTTAAAGCTCAAGGGGGGAATGGAGGAGTACTTACCGCTCTTTCATCTGGAACGAAAGCCTACGGTGCGATTGTTGATTTTCTTGCTATCCGTGAAAAAGCTAAGGGTGCACCTATTGAATTTGTATTCCCTAAAGAAGGGGTCAGTATGGTGACTGAACCTGTTGCGATTCTTGCTAGCAGTAAGCAAAAAGAAGCGGCTCAAAAGTTTGTAGATTTTTTACTGTCAAACCAAGGCCAAGAAATGGTTAAAGCGCAAGGTTACTTACCTGCTTCTAATGAAGTTGGCACTCCAGAAGGTTTTCCACCGCGAGATAAAATCAAGTTGTTGTCATTTAATGCTGACAGTGCACTAAAGAACGCGAACGAAAACAAGAATCGTTTTGCAGAAATATTTAACTAAATAAGTTTGTTAACCATTAATGAATACAGTATTTATGACAAATAACACAAGCCTTTATAAAGGGCTTGTGTTTCTGTTGCTGTTGCTGTTGCTAGTTACGATATTAACTATCCTACCTTCACTGCAACTATTTATAACATCATTATCTGACCTTAGTATGGGGCTAGAGTCTAGCCTATGGCGGGTGCTTTCTAAATCATCAACTTGGAAAGCGCTTGGGCATAGCCTATATACGAGCACACTTGCTATGACGCTTTCTCTGTTAATTGGAGGGGGAGTTGCATTGCTAGTGGCGTCGACAGATATTCACTATAAATCTCTTTGGGCATTTTTGTTTATGTTACCAATGATGATTCCACCTCAGGTTACAGCTTTAAGTTGGATACAACTGTTTGGCCCTAGTAGCACCATCTTAAAGAGCATAGGCATGGCACCACCATTAGGTAGCCCAAATCCTATCTACTCAGCAGAAGGAATTGCATTTTTATTGGGTATTCAGCACTCTCCGTTGGTTTTTTTGGCATTACGAACACAGCTAATTGCCCTACCTAGAGATCAAATAGAAGCGGCTCGTTTATGTGGCGCCTCGACAAGACAGATTTTTTCTGGTGTTATTTTGCCACTTTGCTATCCAGCCATACTCGCCGCAGCAGCGCTTGCTTTTGTCTCTGCTCTGGGAAACTTTGGCATCGCCGCAATGATTGGTATTCCCATTTCTTATATGGTGTTACCGACGTTGATATACCAGTATATGGCTAATTTCGGTAGTAACGTGCTAAATAATGTTGCCAGCTTATCTATCCTTATGGCTGTTCTCGCCTATTTAATTGTTTACCTACAAAATAAAGCTCAACAAGCGAGCTCTGTTTACCTTATTGGCGGTAGTGGGCAACCGCTATGCGTTCAGTTAGGTAAGTATCGACTCATCGCACAAGTCATGCTCTCACTGCTTCTTGGTCTGATATTAGTGGCGCCTCTTATTGCGTTAATTTTTAGCTCTTTGATTCCTGCAATGGGAGTACCTCTGAACTGGCAGACTCTTACTTTCGACGCTTACAGCACTATTTTTGCAAAACAGAGTTCAACCTATACGGCACTCACTAACAGTTTGTTTCTTTCTATTGCCGCAGCGATAACCCTTATTGGACTTTGTATACCACTTGCCTATTTGACCACTCGTTCACCTGGTAGAAGAACTCAACTTCTGATCAGTATGATCGATATACCATTTACGTTGCCGGGTATCGTATTAGCTATCGCTTGTATCCTATTATTTGCTCGCCCCGTTCCGTGGCTCGAATGGAGTCTCTATGGCACTCTAGGCATCATTTTTATCGCCTATCTTGCGCGGTTTATGGCCGTCTGTTTTAAACCCATTTTTACACAGATGAAGCAAGTGGATCCTGCGATGGAAGAAGCGGCTCAACTTGCTGGCGCTAGCCTATTTGAACGTCTCAAAGATATCATTTTCCCACTTTTAGCCCCTTCAGCGTTTGCCGGGGGATTGCTCGTGTTTCTTACCGCAGTCAATGAGTTAACAGTATCGGCTCTCTTATGGAGTGCAGGGACGGAAACTCTCGGTGTTGTCATTTTTAACTTGGACGAAAGTGGCAATAAAGTATTGGCATCTGCTGTTTCTGTCTTTGTTGTCTTTCTCATTGCAATAATCATGTGGTTGCTTAACAGTTTGTCGCGCTATTTACCTAAGGGGGTTATTCCATGGCAGAACTAATTCTTGATAATGTTTCTAAGAATTTTGACGACCAAACTGTCGTTGATAAGTTTTCACTCACTATTCCAGAAGGTGCATTTTGTGCCTTATTGGGGCCGAGTGGTTGTGGAAAAACAACAACTCTAAGAATGATTGCTGGTTTAGACAATCTGACATCTGGCAAGTTAATGATGGATAAGCAGATACTTGATAATGGAAGCAGTTTTATTCCTCCTGAAAAACGCCAAATGAGTATGGTTTTTCAATCCTATGCGTTGTGGCCCCACATGACCGTAAAAGAAAATGTCGCCTACCCACTGAAAGTACAAAGGCAATCGGCGGTGCATATTCAGACAGTGTTACGTCGAGTATTGGAAACGGTAGATATGGAAAAATACGCAAATCGTAGAGTTCAGGATCTTAGTGGTGGTCAGCGGCAACGCGTAGCACTTGCCCGTTGTCTTGTTGCCGAACCAAAGGTTGTATTGCTTGATGAGCCGCTCGCGAACCTTGACCGCCATTTACGGTCTGCAATGGAGCAGAGCTTTCGAGAGTTCCACCGAAAAACAGGGGCAACGTTTGTTTTTGTTACCCATGATCAAGCGGAAGCCATGGCATTGGCGACCCATGTTGCGGTAATGAATCAGGGGAGATTGATACAGTCGGGAACACCTGAATCTCTCTATCAACAGCCCGAATCTTCTTGGTTGGCCGGTTTTATAGGCAAAGGTAGTGTGCTAAATCTCCCGATAAAGCAGTATAACCGCAGGAAGTTAGATGCTCGAGATCTCGAACTTAGCTCCTCGGTAACACCATTACCAGTGCTATTGCGCCCTGAACATGTTGTGATTGCCGAAAGTGGCATTTCTGCAATTGTAAAAGACTGTGTTTTTCTCGGAGAGCGCTATCTTCTAACATTGAGTTTTACTCATGACCAGCAGTCGGTCACTTGCTATCACAATTCTGCGTTACCTTTAAATACAACCGTTTATGTCGAATTAGAACAAGGTTGGCGGGTGGATGTCGCATGAGTATTTCTATTGAAGTATTAAGTGGCCTATTACCGAAAGCCCCAGCAGCAATTTTGCTGACTATCGATAACAAACGATTTCTACTGGATGCAGGGGCATGTATTGGCACAACCGAAATACCTTGGTGCCTTTCTGACGAAATCGACGCTGTATTTATTAGCCACGATCATCACGACCATCTAGGTGGTATAAAGAAAATACCTCGTCATATCCCTATATATTGTTCAGCTTTTGTCGCGACCAAACTGTCGTTACATGACAATGTTCATGTTCTCCCCGCAAATGGCTGTTCGGACATCATGGGAATTCAAGTTCAATCAGGTTCAAACGGCCACGCATTAGGTGGGCTCTGGTTTCATTTTAATGTTGAAGGCGGCCTATTTTACAGCGGCGATTACTGCTTAGAATCAGACACTTACCGGTTTGATTTTCCTCCCGTAGCTAAAACAGCACTCCTTGATATGTCATATGGTGGCTACAATACGCCACTTATAAAGCAGCAAGAACAATTATCAGATGAGTTAAATGAAATTAGACACATTGGAAGCATTCTATTGCCCGTTCCAGCGTCAGGTAGAAGTATTGAGCTTGCTATATGGTTGGAAGAACATTTTTCTTGGCAAATTTGTTTTGATGAAAACGGCTTCCAACATATCCAACAAGCACTGCAACTGGAAGATGCTGGGCTGACCCCAAGGGTAATAAGTCGACTCAATAATCTCTGCCAATCAGCTTGTGTCATTGACAACACATTTAATATCGGGCCAATGGACATTATCTTAGCTGGTTCTCCAGACTTGGATGGCGGCTTGGCCAAAACCCTAATCGATATGGACATTAGTTTAGTACAAAAGACCATTTTTACAGGTCATATTGGGGAATATGCAAAGGAGCTTTGCCAGCAAAAACGAGCAAGTTTTACTCGTTGGAATGTTCACCCAACGCTGTCGGATAGTATCGCGTTAACTCAGCACCTTCAATGCCAAACACTTATTCCTTTATTTCATCCGAACTTAGCGTCTCTTGAAACAGAGATGTTTAATTCTGATGTTCACACTCATTCATATTGGGAACCATCTTATGCAACTAGTTAACAAGCCATTTATTTTTATGCGTCACGGTGAAACTCAAGCTAATCAGAATAATGTTTTCTGTGGGGCGACGGACATACCACTCAATGGGATTGGTAAACAGCAAGCGATTGACGCACAAAAACGAATAGCCGCTCTGAAAATGGATGGAGTTACTGTTGTTTCAAGCTCTATGTTAAGAGCGGTAGAAACAACGGAACTTGCGTTACCAAATATCGCTTTTACCACCGATACCGATCTGTCTGAACGCAATTGGGGTGATTTGGAACTACAACCCATTACCAAGCAAGTCTGCTATTTAGAAACCCCTCCGGGTGGCGAACCTTGGGAACTGTTCATCACTAGGGTAACTAAGGCACTAAACAGAATACTATCTGCCTACGAAAGCCCAATGATTGTTGCGCATTCTGGTGTTTATAGAGCTATTCAGTTTCACCTAATCGGGACTCCTTCTGGGCCCAGAGTCCCTAACGCTACACCTATTCGTTTCTGGCCAGAGTCGTACGGATGGAAGCAAAAAATCATAGATGAACATACAAATAAAGAGAGGAATAAAGGATGAAAAGCTGTGTGATTGTGGATGTAGATGGAACCCTAGCGGAATTTGATCCAGAAGCGGTTAAATCATGGGTGTTAGGAGATGAAAAACATTGGGATGCCTTTTTTGACTATATGCGAGATGCACTGCCGGTTCAAAATATTTATAAATTAGTTAATCATTTGGCCAAGCAGGGAGAAGCCATTATTATCTGTAGCGGAAGACCAGATAGCCACAAACAGCATACATTAGATTGGCTAGACAAACATTGTATACCTTATGAAGATATTTATCTGCGACCAAGGGGTAGAGACGCCGACTCCGATGCATCAGTTAAAAAAGACTTGCTAGACGATATTCATAAAGCTGGTTATTCACCTTGGCTGGTATTAGATGATCGTACTGAGGTTGTGGACTACTGGAGAAGTGCGGGTCTTACGTGTCTACAAGTTGCTCCTGGGGATTTTTGAAATTAGACGTTTAAATATGGCGTTGTACTACCAAGCTAAAAACTGTTTGATACAAGGCCTAAATTCACAATACTCTTGGGTAAATGTGCCTATTCAAAATTTTGAATGAATAACCACATAACCCAAAAAAGCCTTATGCTTTCCGATTAAAACTTTCCCCGCATCGGTGGGTTCTTTAAGCCACATTTCTGTTTTCCTACAATGTTCACCTTTGCGGGCTCTGACCGAAGCATCCTTTTCTTTCTCATCAATCCAAATCCGATATAGAGAAAGTATTCTGTTATGCATCTGTCCAAAGGTGAGTTGAGTCACTAGTTCGGCTGAGAAGGTTCTGCCCCAATATCATTTAGAGCTATTCTTAATCACACCTAGCGAACTAGTTAATTACCCCAATTTAAGTAATGAATCAATATATACCTTGCTGATTCATTTAACTATGTCTATAGATTTGTTAGTTGTCCTGTGGGGTATATACGTTAAAAGAATGCAGTTAAGGTCGTTGATAGATGGCTAACCAAAAAAATCGGCAAAGCGGCAATAGAAATGCTCAAAAGATATTCTAATGGTGAGATGATTCTGAAAGAACCGTACACGGCCGCGATTCCACCACCTCCTCCTAGTATTGTATTTCCAGGCATATTCAAAAGTAGAATAAGAGACAAAACTGGGCTCATCGTATTGACACGTTTCAAAAATCGAGACCCAGCAATGACGTCTTCAATTTGCGTATCGTGCTTTTCTGACCAATAACGGCCAAAACAATACGGAAGAAAAAGGCCGAAAATTGTCGATAAATAAACGACATAAGCACTTTCGACCCCCAGTACTATTAATAAAATGCTATTTCTGTTGAAGGAATATACGAAAGAGCGAGCAATAACTTTATGAGTAACTTATACATGGTACTCGTTCGGTTTTCTGGCAATCACGAACACATTATTTTTGTCGATTTCCCACGATGTCTGAACCTGAAAATGCCCTCTTATTAATGAAGATAGAAGCTCATCTTCGCGTTGGTAAACTAGGTGTGGAACAAAACCTGTTTTCTGGGCAAGCATCAGCAGCCAGCGCAGTGGGAAAGGGATATCATTAAGCAAAACAAGACTAAAAACAATATACCCATTGGGTTTCAATGCGCTCATCAGCGCCTCAACGACAGAATCGGCATCATCAATGAGATGCAATACACTATGGGCCATTACAAGGTCATACTTTTCACTTGGAATAGAAAAAGTTTC
This portion of the Vibrio sp. VB16 genome encodes:
- a CDS encoding ABC transporter substrate-binding protein, whose translation is MNKVTALFLSLISVSASAQTDLLLYTSQPNQDAQQTVAAFEKQNPEIRVNWIRDGTTKLMARFQAEQEAGVKSPDMLLIADSVTMESLKQKDLLYPYASKYQKNYDPAVYEPQGFYHGTKMITTGIAYNTQANFKPDSWWDLTKPEAKNLTAMPSPLYSGAALIHLATLTENKNIGWNYYQELKNNEVKAQGGNGGVLTALSSGTKAYGAIVDFLAIREKAKGAPIEFVFPKEGVSMVTEPVAILASSKQKEAAQKFVDFLLSNQGQEMVKAQGYLPASNEVGTPEGFPPRDKIKLLSFNADSALKNANENKNRFAEIFN
- a CDS encoding helix-turn-helix domain-containing protein, with product MSNIPLVKRETFNYFSNLLDQLLTSEPELLESLAFTYPVRPSESEYRPQIELGELLIKFHRALQHDQFVETIKKEAKTIVANQIDKLNGQYSLQFLKSHSAYNQMSLTSTDYGIWVSIDSLNFSAAASKITLEEELLTLFFIEASFTQLLGKELVIKGFKITKGDASLLRQFKLPNNVPLYIERKSAGILMEGDRGAIDTLAKTFPSNPPITYAKNIEYALESYIGEQNFSLQDFSDLVGISCRTIQRRLQNEGTSFRKIKDTLNVKFAKTLLYKNKISIENIAAQLGYAAPSQFIRAFKRSEGLSPLRWLESQRH
- a CDS encoding carbohydrate porin — protein: MKTRYPSFSLGLGTIAAFCSFSIMANANFTSPDSVDNTISENTRIKRSWRENLLQEHSLSFGLDYQLLALNATDPVIGGVNTASSGVARFYGAWNLTGLEPSDVGGIVWKVEHRHAYSDMSPKELSFQGNFTGKGNGIGYGGMIGPTYSDQGARLTNLYWKQKLNNGNTSFMIGYLDTTDYVDVYALASPWNGFTNLAFSTGAGAIGLPDDGILGLAAGHMITDNIYTIAGLADGQGQSDDPADGFDTLFNDHKLFTSFELGWTTSKDQIYTDNIHITFWHLDEGTQHSLVNGESGQGVNFSASFMATPQIMPFIRGGFSEGDVALYERSITTGIGYFGLGGEKDNLGFAINWSEVNNDFSNVMKEMNNVVDTSNSQFSSEIYYKITLNEFTEFTPHLQYINDPAFSNEDNTWVAGVRLRLIL
- a CDS encoding ABC transporter permease — protein: MTNNTSLYKGLVFLLLLLLLVTILTILPSLQLFITSLSDLSMGLESSLWRVLSKSSTWKALGHSLYTSTLAMTLSLLIGGGVALLVASTDIHYKSLWAFLFMLPMMIPPQVTALSWIQLFGPSSTILKSIGMAPPLGSPNPIYSAEGIAFLLGIQHSPLVFLALRTQLIALPRDQIEAARLCGASTRQIFSGVILPLCYPAILAAAALAFVSALGNFGIAAMIGIPISYMVLPTLIYQYMANFGSNVLNNVASLSILMAVLAYLIVYLQNKAQQASSVYLIGGSGQPLCVQLGKYRLIAQVMLSLLLGLILVAPLIALIFSSLIPAMGVPLNWQTLTFDAYSTIFAKQSSTYTALTNSLFLSIAAAITLIGLCIPLAYLTTRSPGRRTQLLISMIDIPFTLPGIVLAIACILLFARPVPWLEWSLYGTLGIIFIAYLARFMAVCFKPIFTQMKQVDPAMEEAAQLAGASLFERLKDIIFPLLAPSAFAGGLLVFLTAVNELTVSALLWSAGTETLGVVIFNLDESGNKVLASAVSVFVVFLIAIIMWLLNSLSRYLPKGVIPWQN
- a CDS encoding membrane dipeptidase, which produces MKLAKLFGATTLGLMVAFSSHASLESKKWPASPKAEQFVKDSVVLGFLASPYGAGWTEDKQLLDYFEESRQAGITGHDMTLTAASMNFDDLLFQHQKYREAMAQQPDKYTFVRSIRDIESAHIQGKTAVIWNSQTATILEQDLGRMAILKEMGMASMILAYNDRFRTGSGALVGWKGKDDGLTAWGKQVIDELVKYGILLDLSHTGSKTANDAMTYMEENYPNVPFVYTHSLPAGLYENGKEATPKGCYRNISDADALRAAKSGGFISPTFTEWMMDGVWPEDISPQQAADMVDYYVKLVGVDHVGIASDDLFTTENIVGFAKANASTYADDGYMVNAFNKGSTDSGMLARILPAITDELWKRGYTNQDLAKIYGGNKMRVYQLMWEGVSTEQHFEDLEARVKLRNDLRQRYMSK
- a CDS encoding fimbrial protein, with amino-acid sequence MLFPHLKLFVFFALMSFHFNAYSCYGVGGTIGSHSINPILESIDGAGVTSIATFPIRQPAWNWTPEGNKAVSMNECWFETTNMTSFTLRDSLPVAVGRINLNDIYPTEYANIGYMIRSRVVGGELWGWRPFEDERIRKQQTVTRGHVTSSEQFQFAIEFVITGPLRVGTYTLRPQTVGSLIIVDGTEITDTRRGRVDIGYDAFTFNVTGSTCDIEASSRMQTVQLPTVASNSFKGAGTTAGDTWFTMDLDCPEKISIYASMIDSNTPYDTKSFLSLDASSTAAGVGIQILANNGDTPVQYGGVDQWYITGSNSHPETKYSIPFIARYVQTEAKVTPGSLSAQSVISFFYE
- a CDS encoding DeoR/GlpR family DNA-binding transcription regulator, translating into MKQVVHKGEQSVEELSQLCRVSLQTIRADIRFLTERGQVFRTHGGVAAFQRENVAYNSRELHNRAGKERIGKEVAQRLLEFSSCFLGTGTTVEMVSRSLSRDVNLEIYTNNLYAASYLCEHPNVSITIAGGKLRKRDKDIIGGDALRFFQRYRVQAGVVSVGGVDSQGYLYDYNDTEVMAREALCTYSQFNILVVDSSKLGVKASCQIGHVSDFDLVVSDFEPTQEALAQMEGDLINWKTV